A portion of the Burkholderia pseudomultivorans genome contains these proteins:
- a CDS encoding tetratricopeptide repeat protein: MSDLPRYEKLPLFSPHRKTFTCVYQNQHVPPIDPQAELWFQEALALDDPNIDYDKRNYQKIYQLYTQAAERNHWKAMLNIASLILSNRPGVPDHDPETAIRWVEKAMKLGVPDAYDTMGIYHQNGLIKGGDATSAYAFFQRAADMGSPSAQTFIGTKTDAAYDDPGGEFWGNLPVATQMLECALAQGDGNAAKELGHVYARPKTAEAKLRALNVLHLGVKLGSAECANKLFTEFDGMDLTEGTNLVGHIDKARAERYSKLGDALEFYQGRLKLPNLDKVLPLPPAPLPKWDGKVQTLIDGAKAVTPAPKTQKSAASQGREFIPHGYAVPALEQSTLVVMGSEPVPRDGYWIALYGPSSVPKADLIPARRNMPERYQVGEHFEASPFGWLAAEQVQWHYLGEAYALPPQRHDFLKHMIDAGLLREIPEPASLVQCNGQQRCPQSGIWESRVDTEHPMARIYNQWDRQAFVEKGQMFPPAGDRFIDVAMKDVQWTYLGSPNAETGMPGILKIHL; this comes from the coding sequence ATGTCCGATCTCCCGCGTTACGAGAAGCTGCCGTTGTTTAGTCCGCACCGCAAGACCTTCACTTGTGTGTATCAGAACCAACACGTTCCACCCATCGACCCCCAGGCTGAGTTGTGGTTCCAGGAGGCGTTGGCACTTGATGATCCGAATATTGACTACGACAAGCGTAATTACCAGAAAATCTATCAACTATACACGCAGGCCGCCGAACGTAATCACTGGAAGGCTATGCTCAATATCGCTTCATTAATATTAAGTAACCGCCCTGGAGTCCCTGATCACGATCCCGAAACCGCTATCCGTTGGGTTGAAAAGGCGATGAAGCTGGGTGTGCCAGACGCCTACGACACGATGGGGATCTATCATCAAAATGGACTGATTAAAGGCGGTGATGCCACCAGCGCCTATGCGTTTTTTCAGCGCGCGGCGGATATGGGCAGTCCCTCAGCGCAAACATTTATCGGAACAAAGACAGATGCTGCCTATGATGATCCCGGTGGTGAATTCTGGGGCAATCTGCCTGTTGCGACACAGATGCTAGAGTGCGCCCTTGCTCAAGGGGACGGGAATGCAGCGAAAGAGTTAGGGCACGTTTACGCGAGGCCGAAGACTGCTGAAGCGAAGCTTCGCGCGCTTAACGTTCTCCATCTAGGTGTCAAGCTGGGTTCCGCTGAGTGTGCAAATAAGCTGTTTACAGAATTTGATGGGATGGATCTTACCGAGGGCACGAATCTTGTTGGCCATATCGACAAAGCGCGCGCTGAGCGTTACAGCAAGCTCGGAGATGCGCTTGAGTTCTATCAAGGACGCCTGAAGCTACCCAATCTTGACAAGGTACTTCCATTGCCGCCAGCTCCGCTGCCGAAATGGGACGGTAAAGTACAAACGTTGATCGACGGCGCAAAGGCAGTGACGCCTGCCCCCAAAACGCAGAAGAGCGCGGCATCGCAGGGGCGCGAGTTCATACCGCACGGATATGCCGTGCCAGCGCTGGAGCAAAGCACGCTAGTCGTCATGGGAAGCGAGCCGGTGCCGCGCGACGGCTATTGGATTGCGCTATACGGGCCGTCCTCGGTCCCCAAGGCTGACCTCATTCCCGCACGCCGGAACATGCCAGAACGCTATCAGGTCGGTGAGCATTTTGAGGCGTCGCCCTTTGGCTGGCTAGCGGCAGAGCAGGTACAGTGGCATTACCTCGGTGAAGCCTATGCTCTTCCTCCGCAACGGCATGATTTCCTGAAGCACATGATCGATGCCGGGCTGCTGCGTGAAATTCCTGAACCCGCTTCACTGGTCCAATGTAACGGTCAACAACGTTGCCCGCAAAGCGGAATATGGGAAAGTCGCGTGGACACTGAGCACCCGATGGCGAGGATATATAACCAGTGGGACCGTCAGGCGTTCGTTGAAAAAGGACAGATGTTTCCGCCTGCGGGTGATCGGTTCATCGATGTCGCGATGAAGGATGTGCAATGGACGTACCTAGGCAGTCCGAACGCCGAAACTGGTATGCCCGGCATCTTGAAGATCCATCTATAA
- a CDS encoding phospholipase D-like domain-containing protein, which translates to MVDCILKSQNPATVAIDEQSRTAKSSAQWLLENRTDIAPITYENHLEFFVCGEEGFANIANDLKLAKGSVNLCCWGFDPGMELVRDKSKTTWPRGQTYGELLEEVANKGVTVRLMVWYQETASAKQNNVPGYSDTGHNPFTNPAAFIVGTSKSPYDGKERQKYCIEWWKTHRPKGNCSGKNKNLLVTFRSVDSADAVDALADEKVKPETGILPTNERPLMTSYPTHHQKPIVIDYDYEDGYKAVGYVMGLNSVTDYWDTTEHVIDDSRREFLASKTLEAEQAHEQATLDQVPTKGYQHGRPYQDYACRLFGPALKRVYENFARDWNYYAPDSHGMTELVGIPSKIQKVPENPNHAVQIVRTHPRDKDKTIKELYLHASSWARNYIYMENQYFFYPTFAQQLKATRQAHRAAWTEKAGGPSSEMGILYMFIVIPHPEDDGMIPRTYDMLTEFGASDPTANNPAMSNQGVYDKENHRSQDYPDARTVSYKVDTGEGPVFLQKKVLDHPSVQELASTYGIKVSVARLRTSGPIPGHGMAYREIYIHSKLMIIDDVFITVGSANMNQRSMTVDSEINIGATGLEYAAPLRERIFKLHSGGDIPGSGDYKEIPSTFKRWVARMDNNRDVWKSGNAALKGFLLPFEDHRATGTMHASVTVPSSSDTSAIA; encoded by the coding sequence GTGGTCGACTGTATCCTGAAATCTCAAAATCCCGCCACGGTCGCGATTGACGAGCAGTCGCGAACGGCGAAGTCATCGGCACAATGGTTGCTGGAAAACCGCACGGACATTGCGCCGATTACCTACGAAAACCACCTTGAATTCTTTGTTTGTGGCGAAGAGGGATTCGCGAACATCGCGAATGACCTCAAACTCGCAAAAGGGTCCGTCAATCTGTGCTGTTGGGGCTTCGACCCTGGCATGGAACTCGTCCGAGATAAAAGTAAAACGACGTGGCCCCGCGGTCAGACTTACGGTGAACTGCTTGAGGAGGTCGCGAATAAGGGTGTCACTGTCCGATTGATGGTTTGGTACCAAGAAACCGCTTCGGCTAAACAGAACAACGTTCCCGGCTATTCCGACACGGGGCACAATCCCTTTACAAATCCGGCAGCCTTTATCGTCGGTACATCGAAATCTCCTTACGATGGAAAGGAGCGCCAGAAATACTGCATCGAGTGGTGGAAGACCCATCGACCCAAGGGCAATTGCAGCGGGAAAAACAAAAACTTGCTGGTGACATTCCGCTCTGTCGATTCAGCGGATGCTGTGGACGCGCTAGCCGACGAGAAGGTCAAGCCAGAAACGGGCATATTGCCGACCAATGAACGTCCTTTGATGACGAGCTATCCGACCCATCATCAGAAGCCGATCGTGATCGACTACGACTACGAGGACGGCTATAAAGCGGTTGGCTATGTTATGGGCCTGAACTCGGTGACTGACTATTGGGACACGACGGAGCATGTTATCGATGATTCCCGGCGGGAATTCCTGGCGAGCAAAACACTGGAAGCAGAGCAGGCTCATGAGCAAGCAACGCTGGATCAAGTCCCAACGAAGGGGTATCAGCATGGCCGTCCTTATCAGGATTATGCGTGCCGTCTGTTCGGCCCAGCATTAAAGCGGGTCTACGAAAACTTTGCACGGGATTGGAATTACTATGCTCCCGATTCTCACGGAATGACGGAGCTTGTAGGGATACCCAGTAAAATTCAGAAGGTCCCTGAAAATCCCAATCATGCCGTACAGATTGTCCGCACGCATCCCCGGGATAAGGATAAAACGATAAAAGAACTCTATCTCCATGCGAGTTCCTGGGCGCGCAACTATATTTACATGGAGAATCAGTATTTCTTCTATCCGACCTTTGCTCAACAGCTGAAAGCGACACGACAAGCCCATAGGGCGGCGTGGACGGAAAAGGCTGGAGGGCCGAGTAGCGAGATGGGAATCCTGTATATGTTCATCGTCATTCCGCATCCTGAGGATGACGGTATGATTCCTCGCACCTACGACATGCTCACCGAATTTGGTGCGAGCGATCCGACTGCAAACAACCCGGCGATGTCCAATCAAGGGGTCTATGATAAAGAAAATCACCGATCCCAGGATTATCCTGACGCAAGGACTGTATCGTACAAAGTGGATACCGGGGAAGGGCCCGTCTTTTTGCAGAAAAAAGTGCTCGATCACCCTAGCGTGCAGGAACTCGCATCCACATATGGAATCAAGGTTAGCGTTGCCCGACTACGTACCAGCGGACCCATTCCGGGGCACGGAATGGCCTACCGTGAAATCTACATCCATTCGAAATTGATGATCATCGACGATGTATTTATTACGGTTGGAAGTGCAAACATGAATCAGCGCAGCATGACAGTGGATAGCGAGATCAATATTGGTGCGACTGGCTTAGAGTACGCAGCTCCGCTTCGGGAGAGAATATTCAAGCTTCACTCGGGTGGCGATATTCCCGGTAGCGGCGATTATAAAGAGATCCCGTCGACGTTCAAACGGTGGGTGGCTCGCATGGACAACAATCGCGATGTTTGGAAATCAGGTAACGCAGCTCTCAAAGGTTTTCTTTTGCCTTTCGAAGATCATCGCGCTACTGGCACTATGCATGCCTCCGTGACGGTGCCGTCGTCTTCAGATACATCTGCCATTGCTTAA
- a CDS encoding type VI secretion system Vgr family protein, with translation MNAQDIVRAIQGGLIQSERLIKLDTPLGPDVLLPQRVAGCSRIGRHFEFILDVQSTSSSIKLKQLIGQPVTLWLQQPNKSYLPRHGYVYSVRRLGSEGGLTSYQIRFASWMYFLKFRRDQRIWQDKPVDEILTDVFNAHSQAKGQFRFVVSQPLEPRSYCTQYEDDWTFVHRLMEAEGLFGIWKQGEDGRSHTLTITDRLDACEPLDPQNVAFSRDGINSETDALLHWSGMRNLHSAVLTTRTFDYKSPSSLGNPKGTHVPTLSHELPEELEVYEYTGPYTYFKDDRGEYLTKIRMEEWESRAKRFYGMGGLRGVDAGRWFELTGHPEHDRDPAGRREFVVIEATWLIENNLPGSSHHANLPGSLRNKLVEAAASREEIGAASIAHPDGSTGFYFVEIETQRRSVPFRSPFEHRKPIMQMQTVTVVGPPGQEIYTDELGRVKVQFHWDRIGQRNEQSSCWVRVAQPWASGGFGGIQLPRIGDEAVVSFLDGDPDRPIITARVGNGTNRPQWNLPDQHPLSGFVSKEIGGIQNNVWLKDDTQGQVQTQIRSDHLESGLHAGYITRVSEPAGRGEKRGEGVELRTDGNAAVRGARGLLLTTHPRPGATGDAFSVDEVNLQLAGAQDTAASLAQSAQSAGAQDGEQKAVAGTLKAQAKGIQGGGTLKQFEQPHLVLASPAGIAASTPELIHLSSGKTTSLTSGEHVSISTGGGFFASARRALRLFVTEAGMRLVAAAGDIDVKALKDSINLLAKMNVTVTANKITISAQQEVEINGGGSYTRWTAGQVKSGTSGSFEVHAANHTFVGPDSVSTPSISALPPEKGQLHFALGALPSEAHQYVNEPYDLYKGGAKIGQGVTDEFGRVVVKDHEPGTSAYQVKLSNGGQFDLKVKDALQADPDHHDQRTNRGERLNG, from the coding sequence ATGAATGCGCAGGACATTGTGAGAGCGATTCAAGGTGGCTTGATTCAGAGTGAGAGGCTGATCAAGCTCGATACACCGCTCGGTCCGGACGTGCTGTTGCCGCAACGTGTCGCGGGATGCTCACGCATTGGGCGGCATTTTGAGTTCATACTCGATGTCCAGTCGACTAGCAGTAGTATCAAATTAAAGCAGTTAATTGGTCAGCCCGTCACCCTGTGGCTCCAGCAACCCAATAAATCCTATCTTCCGCGACACGGTTATGTTTATTCGGTCAGGCGGCTGGGGTCGGAAGGCGGATTGACTAGTTACCAGATTCGCTTTGCGTCGTGGATGTATTTCCTAAAATTCCGCCGCGACCAGCGAATCTGGCAGGACAAGCCAGTTGATGAAATCCTGACGGACGTTTTCAATGCGCACTCCCAGGCGAAAGGTCAATTCAGATTCGTCGTCTCGCAACCGCTCGAACCGCGGTCGTATTGCACGCAGTATGAAGACGATTGGACGTTTGTTCATCGGCTCATGGAAGCGGAAGGACTGTTCGGTATCTGGAAGCAGGGCGAGGATGGCAGGTCGCATACGCTGACGATTACTGACCGCTTGGACGCATGTGAGCCACTTGACCCGCAGAACGTGGCGTTCTCGCGAGACGGCATCAATAGTGAGACCGACGCTTTACTGCACTGGTCAGGAATGCGAAACCTGCATAGTGCCGTGCTGACAACGCGGACGTTTGATTACAAGAGCCCATCGTCACTCGGCAACCCGAAAGGCACCCATGTGCCAACGCTGTCGCATGAGTTGCCGGAGGAACTCGAAGTCTACGAATATACCGGCCCGTATACGTATTTTAAGGACGATCGTGGCGAGTACCTGACCAAAATTCGCATGGAAGAATGGGAGTCGCGCGCCAAACGATTTTATGGCATGGGCGGTTTGCGTGGAGTCGATGCTGGCCGCTGGTTCGAGTTGACCGGACACCCTGAGCACGACCGGGATCCCGCTGGTAGACGCGAGTTCGTTGTCATTGAAGCCACTTGGCTGATTGAAAACAATCTTCCGGGGTCAAGCCATCATGCGAATTTACCCGGCAGCCTGCGAAATAAACTAGTCGAAGCAGCGGCTAGCCGTGAAGAGATCGGTGCGGCCAGCATCGCTCATCCGGACGGCTCCACGGGTTTTTACTTCGTGGAAATCGAAACGCAACGCAGGTCTGTTCCATTCCGCAGTCCGTTCGAACATCGCAAGCCAATCATGCAGATGCAGACGGTAACCGTGGTCGGCCCACCAGGCCAGGAAATCTACACCGATGAGTTAGGTCGCGTGAAGGTTCAGTTCCACTGGGACCGGATCGGTCAACGCAATGAGCAGAGTTCGTGCTGGGTGCGTGTGGCGCAGCCATGGGCGAGCGGTGGCTTCGGTGGCATCCAGTTGCCTAGAATCGGAGATGAGGCGGTCGTATCGTTTCTCGATGGCGACCCGGACAGGCCAATCATTACTGCGCGCGTCGGGAACGGTACGAATCGACCGCAGTGGAACCTGCCAGACCAGCACCCACTATCGGGCTTCGTCAGCAAGGAAATCGGCGGTATACAGAACAACGTCTGGCTGAAGGATGACACACAGGGGCAGGTGCAGACGCAGATACGCAGTGACCACCTCGAATCTGGTTTGCATGCGGGCTATATCACGCGCGTGAGCGAACCGGCTGGTCGCGGTGAAAAGCGTGGCGAAGGGGTGGAATTGCGTACCGATGGGAATGCAGCCGTGCGCGGCGCGCGTGGGCTGCTACTGACCACCCACCCGCGCCCTGGTGCGACCGGAGATGCGTTCAGTGTCGACGAGGTGAACCTCCAGTTGGCAGGCGCCCAGGACACTGCAGCGAGCCTCGCGCAGTCCGCGCAATCCGCTGGTGCGCAGGACGGCGAGCAGAAAGCCGTTGCCGGTACTCTGAAAGCGCAGGCGAAAGGTATCCAGGGCGGCGGTACTTTGAAACAGTTCGAGCAGCCGCATCTGGTGTTGGCGAGTCCCGCAGGGATTGCTGCTAGCACACCGGAATTGATTCACCTGAGCAGCGGCAAGACCACCTCATTGACGAGCGGTGAGCACGTATCGATCAGCACGGGCGGTGGCTTCTTCGCAAGTGCGCGACGAGCGCTGCGCTTGTTCGTCACGGAAGCGGGCATGCGTCTCGTTGCGGCGGCAGGCGACATCGATGTGAAGGCGTTAAAAGACAGTATCAACCTGCTGGCGAAAATGAACGTCACGGTAACGGCTAACAAAATAACTATCAGCGCCCAGCAGGAGGTTGAGATTAACGGCGGCGGCAGTTATACCCGATGGACGGCAGGACAGGTCAAGAGCGGGACGTCGGGTAGCTTTGAGGTCCACGCGGCGAACCATACGTTCGTCGGACCGGACAGCGTTAGCACGCCGAGCATTTCTGCGTTGCCACCGGAGAAGGGGCAACTGCACTTCGCGTTAGGGGCGCTCCCCAGCGAGGCCCATCAGTACGTGAACGAACCATATGATCTGTACAAAGGCGGTGCAAAAATCGGCCAAGGTGTAACGGACGAATTCGGGCGTGTCGTAGTAAAGGATCATGAGCCTGGTACATCCGCCTATCAGGTCAAGCTTTCCAATGGCGGGCAGTTTGATCTAAAGGTCAAGGACGCCCTTCAAGCCGATCCCGATCACCACGACCAGCGAACTAACCGGGGCGAACGGCTGAACGGATAG
- a CDS encoding aspartate kinase, translating to MALIVHKYGGTSMGSVERIKNVAKRVAKWHQAGHQMVVVPSAMSGETNRLLGLAKEISSQPSPRELDMIASTGEQVSVGLLSIALQEIGVEAVSYAGWQVPIKTDSAFTKARIHSIDDERVKADLNAGKVVIITGFQGVDPDGHITTLGRGGSDTSAVAVAAALGAEECLIYTDVDGVYTTDPRVVEEARRLDRVTFEEMLEMASLGSKVLQIRSVEFAGKYQVKTRVLSSLTDPLIALDEEMRSGTLITFEEDETMEKAVISGIAFQRDEARIAVMGVPDKPGIAYQILGPVADSNIDVDMIIQNQSVQGKTDFTFTVGRGDYQKAMDILTNQVKGHVNAETVQGDPKVSKVSVVGVGMRSHVGVASKMFRTLSEEGINIQMISTSEIKISVLIDEKYMELAVRALHKAFELDQAS from the coding sequence ATGGCACTCATCGTACACAAATACGGCGGCACTTCGATGGGCTCGGTCGAGCGCATCAAGAACGTCGCGAAACGCGTCGCAAAATGGCATCAGGCCGGGCACCAGATGGTGGTCGTGCCGTCCGCGATGTCCGGCGAAACCAACCGTCTGCTCGGTCTTGCGAAAGAGATTTCGAGCCAGCCGAGCCCGCGCGAGCTCGACATGATCGCGTCGACGGGCGAGCAGGTCAGCGTCGGCCTGCTGTCGATCGCGCTGCAGGAAATCGGCGTCGAAGCGGTGAGCTACGCCGGCTGGCAAGTGCCGATCAAGACCGACAGCGCGTTCACGAAAGCGCGCATCCACTCGATCGACGACGAGCGCGTGAAGGCCGATCTGAACGCCGGCAAGGTCGTGATCATCACGGGCTTCCAGGGCGTCGATCCGGACGGTCACATCACGACGCTGGGCCGCGGCGGCTCGGACACGTCGGCGGTGGCGGTCGCGGCTGCGCTGGGTGCCGAAGAGTGCCTGATCTACACGGACGTCGACGGCGTGTACACGACCGATCCGCGCGTGGTCGAAGAGGCGCGCCGCCTCGACCGCGTGACGTTCGAGGAAATGCTGGAAATGGCGAGCCTCGGCTCGAAGGTCCTGCAGATCCGCTCGGTCGAATTCGCCGGCAAATACCAGGTGAAGACGCGTGTGCTGTCGAGCCTGACCGATCCGCTGATTGCGCTCGACGAAGAAATGCGCTCGGGCACCCTGATTACTTTTGAAGAAGACGAGACCATGGAAAAGGCAGTCATTTCCGGCATCGCGTTCCAGCGCGACGAAGCCCGCATTGCGGTGATGGGCGTGCCCGACAAGCCGGGCATCGCGTATCAGATTCTCGGGCCGGTCGCCGACTCGAACATCGACGTCGACATGATCATCCAGAACCAGAGCGTGCAGGGCAAGACGGACTTCACGTTCACGGTTGGCCGCGGCGACTATCAGAAGGCGATGGACATCCTCACGAATCAGGTGAAGGGCCATGTGAACGCCGAGACCGTGCAGGGCGACCCGAAGGTGTCGAAGGTGTCGGTGGTCGGCGTCGGCATGCGCTCGCACGTGGGCGTGGCGAGCAAGATGTTCCGCACGCTGTCGGAAGAGGGCATCAACATCCAGATGATCTCGACGTCCGAAATCAAGATTTCGGTGCTGATCGACGAGAAGTACATGGAGCTGGCCGTCCGCGCGCTGCACAAGGCATTCGAACTCGACCAGGCATCGTGA
- the tilS gene encoding tRNA lysidine(34) synthetase TilS, translating into MIPPTEFSADRVVLDAVGAALSGVPSDARIAIAYSGGLDSTVLLDAAVRVAGASRCVALHVHHGLSANADAWVAHAEATAARLGVAFDAMRVEVPRDSGLGIEASARERRYAALDAMCERHGAAVLWIAQHADDQAETVLLQLLRGAGIAGLAAMAPRYRPDGACVERVRPLLRLLRAQLERYAVARELAWIDDESNGDTRYARNALRIDVLPALAVHFPGFRDALGRAARHAAAAQRLLDDLAELDFAGVARDDGRALSRDALMAFDDERGANLLRYWMRTLGLPGASAARLASMMRQLRDAHDAHALRVDHAGQCLRLYRDMVYWEAGDSADPADDGTGTPHAAASLAWTGQEVWHLPAWRGTFVFAPAAPGSDDALPETLLRGATLVVRARAGGERMRTSPGGPGRTLKNLFQERGVPAWQRDVPLLFAGEHLIYVPRLGVNRDGGLFDGRPAADDGWRRIEWRPDLLIA; encoded by the coding sequence GTGATTCCCCCGACCGAATTCTCCGCCGACCGCGTCGTCCTCGATGCGGTCGGCGCTGCGCTTTCCGGCGTCCCGTCCGATGCGCGCATCGCGATCGCGTACAGCGGCGGCCTCGACTCGACGGTGTTGCTCGACGCGGCCGTGCGCGTCGCGGGCGCGTCGCGCTGTGTCGCGCTGCACGTGCATCACGGCCTGAGCGCGAACGCCGATGCGTGGGTCGCGCATGCCGAAGCGACCGCCGCGCGGCTCGGCGTTGCGTTCGACGCGATGCGGGTCGAGGTGCCGCGCGACAGCGGCCTCGGCATCGAGGCGAGCGCGCGCGAGCGCCGTTATGCGGCGCTCGACGCGATGTGCGAGCGCCACGGCGCAGCCGTGCTGTGGATCGCCCAGCATGCGGACGACCAGGCGGAAACGGTGCTGCTGCAGCTGCTGCGCGGCGCGGGAATCGCGGGGCTGGCCGCGATGGCGCCGCGCTATCGTCCCGACGGCGCGTGCGTCGAGCGCGTGCGGCCGTTGCTGAGATTGTTGCGCGCACAACTGGAACGCTACGCGGTCGCACGCGAACTCGCGTGGATCGACGACGAATCGAACGGCGATACGCGTTATGCACGCAATGCGCTGCGCATCGACGTGTTGCCCGCGCTGGCCGTGCACTTTCCGGGCTTTCGCGATGCGCTTGGCCGCGCGGCCCGGCATGCGGCCGCCGCGCAGCGGCTGCTCGACGATCTCGCCGAACTGGATTTCGCCGGCGTTGCGCGCGACGACGGCCGCGCGCTGTCGCGTGATGCGCTGATGGCGTTCGACGACGAGCGCGGCGCGAACCTGCTGCGCTACTGGATGCGCACGCTCGGCCTGCCGGGCGCCTCGGCCGCGCGACTCGCCAGCATGATGCGCCAGTTGCGCGACGCGCACGATGCGCATGCGCTGCGCGTCGATCATGCGGGGCAGTGCCTGCGGCTCTACCGCGACATGGTCTACTGGGAGGCGGGCGACAGCGCGGACCCGGCCGACGACGGCACCGGCACGCCGCACGCGGCAGCGTCGCTCGCATGGACGGGGCAGGAAGTCTGGCATCTGCCGGCGTGGCGCGGCACGTTCGTGTTTGCGCCGGCCGCCCCGGGCAGCGACGATGCGCTGCCCGAGACGCTGCTGCGCGGCGCGACGCTGGTGGTCCGTGCCCGCGCGGGCGGCGAGCGGATGCGCACGTCGCCGGGCGGCCCGGGCCGGACGCTGAAGAACCTGTTCCAGGAGCGCGGCGTGCCGGCGTGGCAGCGCGACGTGCCGCTGCTGTTCGCGGGCGAGCACCTGATCTACGTGCCGAGGCTCGGCGTGAACCGCGACGGCGGGTTGTTCGATGGCCGGCCGGCGGCCGACGACGGCTGGCGGCGGATCGAATGGCGGCCCGACCTGCTGATCGCGTGA
- a CDS encoding acetyl-CoA carboxylase carboxyltransferase subunit alpha, which translates to MKTTFLDFEQPIAELEAKIEELRFVQDDSAVDISEEIDRLSKKSQQLTKDLYANLTPWQVSQIARHPQRPYTLDYVAELFTDFHELHGDRAFADDLSIVGGLARFGGHPCMVIGHQKGRDTKERAARNFGMPRPEGYRKAERLMRLAEKFGLPIFTFVDTPGAYPGIGAEERGQSEAIGRNLYVMAELKTPIITTVIGEGGSGGALAIAVADTVMMLQFSTYSVISPEGCASILWKSAAKAPEAAEALGLTAHRLKALGLIDKIVNEPLGGAHRDPKGMAALLRRALADSLRQFQGMSIDALRERRFERLMAYGKFKETTPGA; encoded by the coding sequence ATGAAGACCACGTTTCTGGATTTCGAACAGCCGATCGCCGAACTCGAGGCCAAGATCGAAGAACTGCGATTCGTGCAGGACGACTCGGCTGTCGATATTTCGGAAGAAATCGATCGGTTGTCGAAGAAAAGCCAGCAACTGACGAAAGACCTGTACGCGAACCTGACGCCGTGGCAGGTTTCGCAGATTGCGCGGCATCCGCAGCGTCCGTACACGCTCGATTACGTTGCGGAACTGTTTACCGATTTTCACGAACTGCACGGCGACCGCGCGTTTGCGGACGACCTGTCGATCGTCGGCGGCCTCGCGCGCTTCGGCGGCCATCCGTGCATGGTGATCGGCCACCAGAAGGGCCGCGACACGAAGGAGCGCGCCGCGCGCAATTTCGGGATGCCGCGTCCGGAAGGCTATCGCAAGGCCGAGCGCCTGATGCGTCTGGCCGAGAAGTTCGGGCTGCCGATCTTCACGTTCGTCGACACGCCGGGCGCATACCCGGGCATCGGCGCAGAAGAGCGCGGCCAGTCGGAAGCGATCGGCCGCAACCTGTACGTGATGGCCGAACTGAAGACGCCGATCATCACGACCGTGATCGGCGAGGGCGGTTCGGGCGGCGCGCTCGCGATCGCGGTGGCCGACACCGTGATGATGCTGCAGTTCTCGACCTATTCGGTGATCTCGCCGGAAGGCTGCGCCTCGATTCTGTGGAAGAGCGCGGCGAAGGCGCCCGAGGCTGCGGAAGCGCTGGGCCTGACCGCGCATCGACTGAAGGCGCTGGGCCTGATCGACAAGATCGTCAACGAGCCGCTCGGCGGCGCGCATCGCGACCCGAAGGGCATGGCCGCGCTGCTGCGTCGTGCGCTGGCCGATTCGCTGCGCCAGTTCCAGGGCATGAGCATCGATGCGCTGCGCGAGCGCCGCTTCGAGCGCCTGATGGCCTACGGCAAGTTCAAGGAAACCACGCCGGGCGCATGA
- a CDS encoding DNA-3-methyladenine glycosylase family protein: protein MATARKAPVRRATPVAARPAAKRAPAAKADATRAVPNGALNGHAQPAAKPARAKGADAAQPEPAMPAADATRKTRASDAAIDGADVGVRPAYWDKACADLVKRDRILKKLIPKFGPAHLVKRGDPFVTLARSVVGQQISVPSAQSLWARIEAACPKLAPQPVIRLGADKLIACGLSKRKTEYILDLAQHFVSGALHVDKWTSMDDEDVIAELTQIRGISRWTAEMFLIFNLSRPDVLPLDDPGLIRAISVNYFSGEPVTRSEAREVAANWEPWRTVATWYMWRSLDAPDADA from the coding sequence ATGGCAACGGCCAGAAAAGCGCCGGTCAGGCGTGCGACTCCGGTCGCCGCGCGTCCGGCAGCCAAGCGCGCGCCGGCGGCGAAGGCGGACGCGACGCGCGCCGTGCCGAACGGCGCACTCAACGGTCACGCGCAGCCGGCAGCGAAGCCCGCGCGCGCGAAGGGCGCCGATGCGGCGCAGCCGGAGCCCGCGATGCCGGCCGCCGACGCGACCCGCAAGACGCGCGCATCCGATGCGGCGATCGACGGCGCGGATGTCGGCGTACGTCCCGCATATTGGGACAAGGCCTGCGCCGATCTCGTCAAGCGCGACCGCATCCTGAAGAAGCTGATCCCGAAGTTCGGGCCCGCGCATCTCGTCAAGCGCGGCGACCCGTTCGTCACGCTCGCGCGCTCGGTCGTCGGCCAGCAGATCTCGGTGCCGTCCGCGCAGTCGCTGTGGGCGCGCATCGAGGCCGCGTGCCCGAAGCTCGCGCCGCAGCCGGTGATCCGGCTCGGCGCGGACAAACTGATCGCGTGCGGCTTGTCGAAGCGCAAGACGGAATACATTCTCGATCTGGCGCAGCACTTCGTGTCGGGTGCGCTGCACGTCGACAAATGGACGTCGATGGACGACGAGGACGTGATCGCGGAACTCACGCAGATCCGCGGCATCAGTCGCTGGACGGCCGAGATGTTCCTGATCTTCAACCTGTCGCGGCCGGACGTGCTGCCGCTCGACGATCCGGGCCTGATCCGCGCGATCAGCGTCAATTACTTCAGCGGAGAACCCGTCACGCGCAGCGAGGCGCGGGAAGTCGCAGCCAACTGGGAACCGTGGCGCACCGTCGCGACCTGGTACATGTGGCGCAGTCTCGATGCGCCCGACGCCGACGCCTGA